In Hippopotamus amphibius kiboko isolate mHipAmp2 chromosome 6, mHipAmp2.hap2, whole genome shotgun sequence, the genomic window GATGCTATTTGAAAATTAACGAATGCATTGCaatttttccttctgctgttCAATATCATATTGCAATACCATATTATCATTGAGAGAGTTACCCATTCACCGTTGTTTAATGAACACTCTGTCTAGATTAAAATGTGCCATATATTTCATATGAACATAAATAATGACAGTAGGAACATGTGTAGAGGGATAATAACTATTTGTAAGCCACTGCTTTAAGCTCTTTAGAGGCATTATGACATTTAATCCAATAAAGCAGTTACTCTAATTATCCAGTTTTCTGTTGAAGCAACTGAGTGATGAAGATGCTAAAGTAAATTCCTCATGGTTATAGAACCTCCagaaatttattaacatttttaagttaaaatttggGCAGACTGATTCTGGAACTCACACTCTGAAGCCCATGAAGTGCCTTTTACTTTCTAGTAGAATAATTCTTCAAGTTCATTAGCTTTCAGTTTAACATTGAAATGAACATTGCAAGTTAAGACAACTTCTGTCTTGTTATGTGcgtactttttttgttttcttgtttttgttttttaacaacaaAGATTTTactacacagcacagggaattatacccaatattttgtaataacctataatggaatataatctgcaaaaaaactCCCaagtcactatgctatacacttgaaaccagtacaacattgtaaatcaactatacttcaattagaaaaaaagactatGTGAAACTTATATACCAAGATCTAGAaagatagtatatatatataggttgaCCAAGTGAAAACTGGAAGATTATTTACTATAAAGATCTGCAGAAAACGTAACTCTGTTAATGATTTTACTAATAATAACGTTGCttaagcaattaaaaagaaaactatctgAAAATGCTTTGCTAAATAGtcatgtaattttcctttttaatttgttgtGGGTCCAATTTTATAACTAACACTATAACACAAACAACCCTTGTTGCTAGTTTTCCTTGTTGTGCAACAATTTTATGctaatatatatagttatataatacTAATAACTAATGAAATACAATAAGTATTATGGTAAGATTATAGATTCTGAAATACTAGATATCTCCATATTATGAAATATCTTACATGTTatcactgacttttaaaaagcaggaaaatactgcttctaaacattttaaatcatgtttgtttagcttattttaaaaatatgtaaattctaaaaatatatccTATCAAGAGTATCTGATAAGGACTTTTTATATCTTCCAGTTCCGTCTATATTCCCAAAATGCATCCCTAATAACAATGACATCACTGGTATGGGGGAGGCAGTGAGGGCTAGCCTCTGAGATAGTCAGTGAGGAGGGGCCATGCCTCAGTGTGAGTCAAGTTACAATTAGAACTTAGTCTTGAAATAATATGCCTACCATAGGCATCTTTCCTCACATTTAAATTTTCCTTCCAACTTTTTCCCTGAAGCCTTTCTTTCCACTCTCTCTAGTTCCCACGTAAGCCCTCATCCGAAACActcatttatcttcatttttgtctctcttttgttCCACTGGTGTTACATAAGAGATTATGTTCTGTAAACTATCTTCTggagaataaaaatcaaaacatgatCAAAGATAAGACTTTACCAAGTTTAAATTTTAGAACTCTAAAAACTTAAGTGGTCTAATCATTGGTTGCCCCAGAacattctttacttcttttccaagaGGATGAGGATTCTTcataatgtttccttttttccgtATGAGCACTTTGGCTTTTAAAGTATCAATGGCATAGCTCACAGCTTGGAGGGATGCAACGCTGTGGGCTAAGGATACAGTAATGATAAAACTTGCTTCTGACACTGGAACTAAGCCAAGCCGATGGAACACTGCTATGTGTTTGGCCATTTCTGCCTAATGTCACTACAAatttttctgactttattttttgccATTGATAGTTATGCTTAATACTCTAAGCTAAtgacttttttcccttcaaaGTTATTCCTTGTAATCTCTACAAATAGGGATACTGTAACACAGAAAGGAGAAATCACCAGCTGTGAGATTTCATCTACTGAAAATTTCTCAGatgtaattttattataaagatataatttattataaagatataattttattatatctttagATTTCTCTTCAACTTCATTCATATCTTCCCACATGGATCAGAAGCACTATCCTCCACTATTGGGGGAAATAATGGCAATTTTGTCTCCTGATTGAAACAGGAGAAGCTGATCTCCAAGCTCGATGTATTCTTGACAAACAGCATGTATCACCTGATTTCTGACATCAGCCAAACTAGGATGGCGCGCTTCTGTCTCATTCCACAGCTGTAACGCTTTTATTTCTTGTGACCCAGAAATGGTCTCTGAGCGAATTCCTACTATTTCAGCACTTTTTTGCAAAATACATTCAACCTGGCACCGTGGCACCATCGTTTTAGGGAACCCTCTCCAGGTATACCAGTCCGCGGAGGCGGAGGCGCCGGCGCCTCTATACATGTTTTAAGAAGTCAGGGAAGTTCTTTTGAAAAAACTGCAATATTATCAACTTGAAAGTTTAAAACTTCAAAGTTAGTAAGTGGCGCATCATTTTAGAATCATTTAGATCTAAttagataattttttaattagaatttttgtcacagttggaaataattttttaatatgtgattttgtttttgcaATTGAAGAAATGACAATTAAGTCTGgtgttacttttcatttttaatgagaaatataaaaatgttttatgacatgtaaaaattaaaaagattaaattggACTAAATAATCTCTAATATATTTTGCGGGTCTAAAATCTAAGACAATGAATTTATTAACATcataaacaaatatgtattatgaTTTAAGAGGAAATAATCTCTGATAATTAGGAACCTGCAATGGTTATTTATATTCTATTCTAGTACAACATAAGCATAAttaaataaaagctttatttcaattaatttaacCCTAAAATTGTGATCACTaacttcaaaaatattaactACAGTCAAAAAACAATTCCCATTTAAGTTCACATTCTTCTTAAAAACTGACTATATTAGTTTACTAGGATAAGAGATATCAGAGACAAggcggcttaaacaacaaaagtttattttcttacagttttggaggttagaactctaagatcaaggtgtcagcaggtttgatTTCTACTGATACCTCTCTTTGTCTTGCAGATGGCccccttcttgctgtgtcctcacatggtcttttctgtgtgtttgcaCAACCCTGGTGTCTCCTTGTGTGCccacatttccttttcttataagaatacaagtcagggacttcctaggtggcgcagtggtaaagaatccgcctgccaatgcaggggacacttaTTCTCAAACCAATAAGTTTGAGCTACCTCAAAAAACTGTACGTTTAatagaattttgaaatttaaatgtatattttatgcttgtctgtattttctaattattctaaaattaatttatatttgcaaacaaacatttcaaattaTCTTGCTATACTATTTAGATATCTAGATACTCTTAACATaattataaaaagtaaagatTTAGAAAAAGCAGGTTATCTCAAATATTCTGGACTTCGGTCCTTCCTAAGTTTGTAAGCCTGCTGTAAACTTAGAGGCAATAATTACAATTACCAGTAGAAAATAAGTTGCAAGGGATCAGATATCATTTAACAGCAAGCAAGATGAATGAAGTCCTTGCCATTTCTGtcataaattcatttttagtGGTTATATATCAGATATTTCTAATCAGTATCTGGAGGAAATTCAACCTACAAACGCATTAACCATACATAGCCAACCTGTGTCTTGAACTTCTTATGCGCAATGACCTTTTTCTGTTCCCTTAGCTCAGCCACACATTGCCACGGTTGACCCTTGATCTTATCATCAGAAAGTGCATTACCTTAAACCCTCATTTCAAAGCACCCAGTCTTTTCCCAGTCAACTTATTCAAGGACAACACTTTATATTGACagtaatttttctttgcctttaaacaCTTAATTCCTATTCTTCTGGAAAAGTCTTATCTTTATATGTAACCTACATTTTGCATTCTCTATGCTAATGGCCTACTagctaaataatttaaaaagtaagtaaataaataagaatttagtTGGTATCACTATgatttattatttacaaatttatattctcatttcTGAAGTATGCATTTAATAATATCCTTTCTGCTCAAACTTTCATGCACCTTCACAGCTCCGGTCTCAACCAATGACCTCATTCATACTGTATATTGAAAATTGGAGCTATCAGATACAAACACCATTATCTTGCCACCACAAATATTACAACTCACCTGAatcatcattcatttttttccatatattttgctCATAGGTGATGATGTCCAAAACCACCCCTTCCACATGTTCAGGATCCCTTCTTCTTTTGCCTTTAACCTTATCAGTTCTATCCCATTCATCAT contains:
- the LOC130855977 gene encoding molybdopterin synthase sulfur carrier subunit-like, coding for MVPRCQVECILQKSAEIVGIRSETISGSQEIKALQLWNETEARHPSLADVRNQVIHAVCQEYIELGDQLLLFQSGDKIAIISPNSGG